The proteins below are encoded in one region of Triticum aestivum cultivar Chinese Spring chromosome 1B, IWGSC CS RefSeq v2.1, whole genome shotgun sequence:
- the LOC123129008 gene encoding uncharacterized protein, with protein MASGTKSDLLSGSPDGHGYFNGSRGSYSSASLERSGSFREGGDSYATFPVSSSTRSPATKSSDSATLLQSLAMELRAATLDQKASRLDVKKSISSIFGTSPEESTSTPCTGRNFPNSVEEIRRLRHNLNEMSNKASLRARAFGAAVAKIDKCCPNITRKRSRGDSSSNERSTASLCGGAMSRIGPHGHLNADDAELGPQREERTKNAVQNRRLRTSMTEMDSRTASISRGLAPVDRSSDPGKVTNGGPAVPEEKTRGLTTSIDGWEKPKMKKKRSAIKADVSSVSTSRTMDVDWEQKQGMQHKFSSDARARMGNSPSFRSGAVASVSGTGKADLLSAQNGLVGRSLNRNDQDSGFHPTNKRDRQLVLDKEMSNPKAINKFNEDDTSSNITAVSKANGSARGPRSNSGSLLKSSPNRHRLQANPDDWEHPSATNKLNSASGSGNSKRTKSAHSLSPPTQWGGQRPQKISRSARKSNLPIITSTDGTLVSGSLESPSISEQSAGLPRRASINGSQQAKRGDHGHSTGPEGGEFGFAEKKLRDKSKRAGELDDGHCGFQKTAMLGHPSKKNKFSADEDIGDASRRQGRIGRGFTPTRPSTPSSLDKLENAPITKQRSVRTVSERNESKSGRPLIKKISERKGNARPRHTISNLQLDSPVQSEDDHEELLASANSALRSAYGSAFWRQVDPFFGFVTTEDIAYLSEQIHLLDDSAASRSVEGDESRKYKGSLEYISEPSTPAGSNKDDHSALPNGYALNGMVNDSGAWGTSCIEPILDQLVQGIDVREVGSVGQRLIQAWIDEDKVDDIANDVYRSEGYPFDTHEIHFDEGGWKSHSEGYKLEPLLNFEAAGNCPNGFMSGSDWKYNDEPSHKNSNVMEKAKVWPEFQYSEMCFSDRIIIELSEVGVSIEPVPDLAQSEDEDVNAEICRLEGQLHKEVLEKEKLLAKLDRMVRTAKESQQREFSRRAMERLVLIAYEKYMAFCGSNNSSSKSVNRASKHAALSFVKRTMARCQIYEEAGTSCFDEAPFKDMFISATSHRRDPDSASQENNTLPKSVQRSSASDASRASSHMSDLSFAKEDPWTNNVKQRELLLDEVVGSITGGTLKTSGLGASLVSNTKGKRSERDREGKGHRSGRPPSSNAKGERKNKTKPKQRTANISAPVGSAPPRDPDPQPQTIVTPSDNKSKDSSTFAATRRDEPANPTHDAEIPDLSNLELPGIDGDFGGWLNNIDDDDGFQDLDLMGLEIPMDDINEINMMI; from the exons ATGGCATCTGGTACAAAGTCAGACTTGTTGTCTGGCAGCCCTGATGGGCATGGATACTTCAATGGATCACGCGGGTCATATTCGTCTGCTTCATTGGAAAGGTCAGGAAGCTTTCGTGAAGGTGGTGATAGTTATGCGACGTTCCCAGTATCAAGCTCAACAAGATCACCAGCAACTAAGAGCAGCGACTCTGCTACCTTGCTTCAATCCCTTGCCATGGAACTAAGAGCAGCAACTTTGGATCAGAAAGCATCTCGATTAGATGTAAAAAAATCAATAAGTTCCATATTTGGAACTTCCCCAGAAGAATCAACATCAACTCCATGTACAGGAAGGAACTTTCCTAATTCTGTTGAAGAGATCAGACGTTTGAGGCATAACCTTAATGAGATGTCAAACAAAGCTAG TTTAAGAGCTAGAGCTTTTGGTGCTGCTGTAGCGAAGATTGATAAATGTTGTCCTAACATTACACGAAAACGTTCCCGCGGAGACAGTTCATCAAATGAACGATCTACCGCATCTTTGTGTGGAGGAGCTATGTCCAGGATTGGCCCGCACGGCCATCTAAATGCAGATGATGCAGAACTTGGGCCTCAAAGAGAAGAGAGGACAAAGAATGCAGTACAAAATAGGAGATTGCGTACATCCATGACGGAG ATGGACTCAAGGACCGCGAGTATCTCAAGGGGATTGGCACCCGTTGATAGAAGCTCAGATCCTGGGAAAGTTACAAATGGTGGTCCAGCAGTTCCTGAAGAAAAAACGAGAGGCTTGACAACTAGTATTGATGGTTGGGAGAAGCCAAAGATGAAGAAAAAGCGTTCTGCCATCAAGGCAGATGTTTCATCTGTTAGTACTTCACGAACCATGGATGTAGACTGGGAGCAGAAACAAGGCATGCAACACAAGTTTAGCAGTGATGCCAGGGCAAGAATGGGAAATTCCCCTAGTTTCAG GTCTGGAGCTGTTGCATCTGTCTCTGGCACTGGTAAAGCAGACTTGCTTTCTGCACAAAATGGTCTTGTTGGGCGATCCCTGAATAGGAATGACCAAGACAGTGGTTTCCATCCTACTAACAAAAGGGATCGACAACTTGTTTTAGACAAGGAAATGTCCAATCCCAAAGCTATTAACAA ATTCAATGAAGATGACACTAGTTCTAATATCACAGCAGTATCAAAGGCAAACGGGTCTGCTAGGGGACCCCGATCAAACTCTGGTTCATTATTGAAGTCATCTCCAAACAGGCATCGACTACAAGCTAATCCTGATGACTGGGAACATCCTTCTGCCACAAATAAGTTGAATTCTGCTAGTGGATCTGGCAATTCTAAACGTACAAAGTCTGCACATTCACTATCCCCTCCCACCCAGTGGGGTGGGCAGAGGCCTCAGAAGATTTCCCGTTCAGCAAGGAAGTCAAATCTCCCCATCATCACAAGCACTGATGGGACATTAGTATCTGGTTCGCTTGAAAGTCCATCTATCAGTGAACAATCTGCTGGGTTACCCAGGCGTGCATCTATAAATGGTTCACAACAAGCCAAACGGGGAGATCATGGGCACTCAACTGGACCTGAAGGAGGCGAGTTTGGATTTGCTGAGAAAAAGTTGAGGGACAAAAGCAAAAGGGCTGGTGAACTGGATGATGGCCACTGTGGTTTTCAAAAGACTGCAATGCTTGGGCATCCTTCCAAAAAGAATAAGTTTTCTGCTGATGAAGATATTGGTGATGCTTCACGAAGACAAGGAAGGATTGGTCGTGGTTTTACTCCAACCAGGCCCAGTACCCCTTCATCACTTGACAAGCTTGAAAATGCTCCGATTACAAAACAAAGAAGTGTAAGGACAGTCTCGGAGAGAAATGAAAG TAAATCTGGAAGACCACTGATAAAGAAGATATCAGAGCGTAAAGGCAATGCACGCCCTAGGCATACAATTAGCAATCTGCAGTTGGACTCTCCTG TGCAATCAGAAGATGATCATGAGGAACTGCTTGCTTCAGCAAATTCTGCTCTAA GGTCTGCTTATGGAAGTGCATTTTGGCGGCAGGTGGATCCTTTCTTTGGTTTTGTGACCACGGAAGACATAGCGTACCTAAGTGAACAG ATACATTTGCTAGATGACTCTGCTGCGAGCAGGTCAGTTGAAGGAGACGAAAGTCGGAAATACAAG GGTAGCCTTGAATACATTTCAGAGCCATCAACTCCGGCTGGTAGCAACAAAGATGACCATAGTGCTCTTCCAAATGGGTATGCCCTGAATGGGATGGTGAATGATTCAGGCGCCTGGGGGACAAGCTGCATTGAACCTATCCTGGATCAACTTGTCCAAGGAATTGATGTGCGAGAAGTTGGTTCGGTTGGCCAAAGACTTATTCAAGCTTGGATAGATGAAGATAAGGTTGATGATATTGCCAACGACGTTTACAGAAGCGAAGGATATCCATTCGATACACATGAAATACATTTTGATGAAGGAGGATGGAAATCTCATTCAGAAGGTTATAAGTTGGAGCCTTTGCTGAATTTTGAAGCTGCAGGGAATTGCCCTAATGGTTTCATGTCGGGATCTGATTGGAAATACAATGATGAACCGTCACACAAGAACAGTAATGTCATGGAGAAGGCCAAGGTGTGGCCCGAGTTTCAGTACAGTGAAATGTGCTTCAGTGATAGGATTATCATCGAGCTAAGTGAAGTGGGTGTATCTATTGAACCCGTG CCCGATCTTGCACAGAGTGAAGACGAGGATGTCAATGCTGAAATCTGTAGATTAGAAGGCCAACTTCATAAGGAG GTTCTCGAGAAGGAAAAGTTACTAGCGAAGTTGGACAGAATGGTTAGAACTGCGAAGGAGTCTCAGCAGAG GGAATTTTCGCGGCGCGCCATGGAGAGACTTGTGCTGATTGCTTACGAGAAATACATG GCTTTCTGTGGCTCAAATAATTCAAGCAGCAAAAGTGTTAATAGAGCTAGCAAACATGCTGCCCTCAGTTTTGTTAAACGCACGATGGCACGTTGCCAAATCTACGAAGAGGCAGGAACAAGCTGCTTTGATGAAGCCCCTTTCAAGGATATGTTTATATCAGCAACTTCACACAGAAGGGACCCAGATTCTGCTTCACAAG AAAATAATACACTACCAAAATCGGTCCAAAGGTCTAGTGCATCAGACGCTTCTCGAGCGAGCAGTCACATGTCGGATCTGTCATTTGCCAAGGAGGATCCCTGGACAAATAATGTAAAACAAAGGGAATTGTTGCTTGATGAGGTTGTAGGCAGCATAACTGGAGGAACCCTGAAGACCTCGGGCCTGGGGGCTTCCCTTGTTAGCAATACAAAAGGAAAGAGAAGTGAGAGAGATAGGGAAGGTAAAGGGCACAGATCAGGGCGCCCACCATCGTCCAATGCAAAAGGGGAACGGAAGAATAAAACAAAGCCCAAACAGAGGACAGCCAACATATCTGCTCCTGTGGGCAGTGCTCCTCCCCGGGATCCGGATCCACAGCCGCAGACAATAGTAACTCCTTCAGACAACAAGAGCAAGGACAGTAGCACCTTTGCTGCCACTAGACGTGATGAACCGGCAAATCCCACACATGATGCTGAAATACCAGACTTATCTAACCTTGAGCTACCAGGAATCGATGGCGATTTTGGCGGCTGGTTAAATAATATAGACGACGACGATGGGTTCCAGGATCTCGACTTGATGGGCCTCGAGATCCCAATGGACGACATCAACGAGATTAATATGATGATATAG